Proteins co-encoded in one Eremothecium sinecaudum strain ATCC 58844 chromosome VI, complete sequence genomic window:
- a CDS encoding HFL326Wp (Syntenic homolog of Ashbya gossypii ADL251C; Syntenic homolog of Saccharomyces cerevisiae YNL058C and YIL117C (PRM5)): protein MEAIGVLNELTTPSTNENPEFIPTNIAPEITPPNADLNPNIWKSSKPPGTVFILVGAASIAIFIALIAWYVITEHISRRDTKKLLYESEEKGFDDAFSTDNELFDGREQPVKPPVYPEMKPKLLMDQTLQAGQLFGVSQNTPLERLPVPEDDKWLEGQRKSMYISPTIEVMNQKRMHVHSLYDRPTSMTSIDDQSYQQREIATAAPLMGGPGDWSAKSRNKNRYAMNLPFDAYTNGISALT, encoded by the coding sequence ATGGAAGCTATTGGTGTACTAAACGAGCTGACAACTCCTTCAACTAATGAGAATCCGGAATTTATTCCAACAAATATAGCTCCCGAAATAACACCTCCAAATGCAGATCTTAACCCTAATATCTGGAAGTCAAGCAAACCACCAGGAACTGTATTCATTCTAGTTGGGGCTGCATCTATAGCTATCTTTATTGCTCTAATTGCATGGTATGTCATTACGGAACACATATCTCGACGTGACACTAAGAAGTTACTATATGAGAGCGAGGAAAAGGGATTCGATGACGCATTTTCTACCGATAATGAGCTTTTTGATGGGCGAGAGCAGCCAGTAAAGCCTCCTGTATATCCAGAGATGAAGCCTAAACTTTTAATGGACCAGACCTTGCAGGCCGGGCAGCTCTTTGGCGTCAGTCAGAATACACCACTAGAAAGATTGCCCGTTCCAGAAGATGATAAATGGCTTGAAGGTCAGCGTAAGTCAATGTACATATCTCCTACAATTGAAGTTATGAATCAGAAACGTATGCATGTACATTCTCTATATGATAGACCAACTTCTATGACATCTATCGATGATCAATCGTACCAACAGCGAGAAATTGCTACAGCAGCCCCGCTGATGGGAGGACCTGGAGATTGGTCGGCCAAAAGCCGTAACAAGAACAGGTACGCTATGAATCTACCATTTGATGCCTACACAAACGGGATCAGTGCCTTAACATGA
- the RHO3 gene encoding Rho family GTPase RHO3 (Syntenic homolog of Ashbya gossypii ADL252W; Syntenic homolog of Saccharomyces cerevisiae YIL118W (RHO3)), translating into MPLCGSNPSSRYPIERKIVILGDGACGKTSLLNVFTRGYFPKVYEPTVFENYIHDIFVDHQHITLSLWDTAGQEEFDRLRSLSYSDTHTIMLCFSVDSRDSLENVKNKWVGEIADHCEGVKLVLVALKCDLRSSEEYGNENAITADSIKNQQQNGEMGNNNNTLITYEEGLLMAKEIRALRYLECSAKMNRGVNEAFTEAARCALTATPRGARDAANESEGSRCLIM; encoded by the coding sequence ATGCCGCTATGTGGGAGCAATCCGTCGTCAAGATATCCAATAGAACGTAAAATTGTCATTTTAGGTGATGGTGCGTGTGGTAAAACATCATTACTTAACGTTTTTACCAGAGGTTACTTTCCAAAGGTTTATGAACCAACAGTATTTGAAAATTATATTCATGACATTTTTGTAGATCATCAACATATTACTTTAAGCCTATGGGACACTGCTGGGCAAGAGGAATTCGATCGGTTGCGATCCTTGTCATATTCAGATACACATACTATAATGCTTTGCTTTTCAGTTGACTCCAGAGATTCGTTAGAAAACGTTAAGAATAAGTGGGTTGGAGAAATTGCAGATCACTGTGAAGGCGTTAAGCTAGTTTTGGTGGCTTTGAAGTGTGATTTGCGCAGTAGCGAGGAATATGGAAACGAAAATGCCATAACGGCGGACTCTATTAAAAACCAGCAGCAGAATGGTGAGATGGGAAACAATAATAACACTTTAATCACATATGAGGAGGGTCTACTGATGGCGAAAGAGATCAGGGCGTTGCGGTATCTCGAGTGCAGTGCAAAGATGAACAGAGGAGTTAATGAAGCCTTTACAGAGGCGGCCCGCTGTGCGTTGACTGCCACACCAAGAGGTGCGCGAGACGCAGCTAATGAATCCGAGGGTAGTCGTTGTTTAATTATGTGA
- the OCA2 gene encoding Oca2p (Syntenic homolog of Ashbya gossypii ADL250W; Syntenic homolog of Saccharomyces cerevisiae YNL056W (OCA2)), translating into MYIPPLNFSLVVSQDVSLYRSGYPMPLNYPFIKNQLHLGTVIYVGDKDISEDYKQFLETEGIRYHHIYMESSRDGNIQQGMERVLKLVLNVDNYPILIHSNKGKHRVGVIVGIIRKILQGWSVTGIYQEYGIFSGGQKDQVDLEYITMFEATLPAKSSKIPSFVRFDSIESCSPTDCNSSLL; encoded by the coding sequence ATGTACATACCGCCACTCAACTTTTCGCTGGTAGTTAGTCAAGATGTATCCCTTTACAGATCAGGGTATCCGATGCCTTTGAACTATCCCTTCATCAAAAACCAATTGCATTTGGGCACAGTGATCTACGTGGGAGATAAAGACATATCTGAGGATTACAAACAGTTTCTAGAAACCGAAGGGATTCGATACCATCATATATATATGGAATCCTCAAGGGATGGCAACATACAACAGGGAATGGAGCGCGTCTTGAAGCTGGTCCTAAATGTAGACAACTACCCTATTCTGATACATTCGAACAAAGGGAAGCACCGCGTTGGTGTGATAGTTGGTATAATAAGAAAAATTCTCCAAGGATGGTCAGTTACTGGTATATATCAAGAATATGGTATTTTTAGTGGGGGTCAGAAAGATCAGGTTGACTTAGAGTACATTACCATGTTTGAAGCTACTCTTCCCGCGAAAAGTAGCAAGATTCCATCATTTGTACGATTTGATAGCATTGAAAGTTGCTCTCCAACGGACTGCAACAGTAGCTTGCTATGA